GAAACATAGGCCGTGAACCTGTTAAActgtatacaaataaatatgtatGAATATTTAATTTAGGGATTTGAGTCCCTGTCTATCTGGGTCCCACTGAAatggttgtgtgtttgtgtgagtatCTGTAATGTGTACATCTCACCCCACTTAGCAGGACTCTCACAAAGCAAGGGAGCCAGCATGATCATTGATCATCTGTCACTTGGCAGATAAGAGTCTGAATGGGAACTTGCAAAATGGCCAAAGAGAAGGCACAGGATATAAAGTGACTTCCAAAGTCATTGGGTGTGCAGAATCCCCAGGATGCTACTAGACTGGACCACAGAAGACGGCttattatattaaaaaaaaaagtgtgtgtTGTTAAACAATGCCTCAGCCTGTGTGATCTTTGGCAGTGATGTGGTGGCAGAGGAAGTGCAGCCATTGGGGGGATAGCCGGAGTTTTGTGTGGTCTGAGATGGACAGACGCGGAGGCCAACTGCCCAGCCTGGTGGACTgggctgtgggggggggggttggagcACATAGAGGTCATCTTTAGTTTTGGGGGACAGAACCACTGGGTGGCAGGAAAATAACCCCTGGTTGGAAGTGGCATAATTCAAGGGTCAACAGTGGCTTTGAAAAAAGGGGGCTGGTCTTTCAAAAGAcactgtcttcttcttcttctcttgtccCCCCTTTTTGTTAAATCCTTGTATAAGTCTGTTAACCTGCCACAAAGTGAAAAGACCCCTCAAAAACATTTTGGGTTTGTACAGATTACAGATGCTCTACAAGGGAATCTGACATGCTTGCCTCCTCCCTGCTGCTTCAAAGAGATCTGATCTTAATCCTCTGTGAGCTTTACTTTCTCTCAGCAGGTTTCTGTTTTATCTCCCCAACCCACTATCCCCTTTAAGCATGAAACAGACAGCCCATTGTATAGCTCCTAACATCTGAATTGGCAGTATAGGAGAGAATTATTAAGagtttttaaaagaaaaaatgaaaGCCTATTAACTATTTCATTGATTATATCTAAGGTATAGCTATTGAACATAATACACCGATATGAAATGGATTCCTTTTTTATATCAATCTGTAATATGTGATTTTCCACTGGGTTTCATTCATGATTCTTTTCTAGTTTGCTGTCATACACGCTTGCAGTTTCACTCACTAACACTCTTTCTTGCACTTCAGGTGTGATCCTCGGAGCTGTATTTGGGTGTTTGCTCCGTGTGGCCTCCCCGATCCACCCAGACATCGTCATGGTGATAGCTTTTCCCGGAGACATCCTGATGAGGATGCTGAAGATGTTGATCCTGCCACTCATCATCTCCAGTTTAATCACAGGTAGAGTATAAATGATGACTTCTGAAAAAATATAGACATTGGATCATATCAACATTATTAACTGTTGGTGATATGATTGAGCAGCTCATGTGCAGTTGAGTTTGAATACAACGGCTACAAATAAAGTactgaaataaaaaatgacAATATTGCATGTAATACAATATGTTTTGCATAATACACATGATCAAATATCATTATGCCATCCCCTAATTGACTTTGCCCAAAGTATTAAGTCAACATTTCTATTCAACACGTGCAGATAACTAAACACTATCTTGTTTGCTTTGGCTACAGGTCTGGCCGGTTTGGATGCCAAATCCAGTGGTCGCCTGGGCACCAGGGCAATGGTCTACTACATGACCACTACGGTTATTGCTGCCATCCTGGGAGTCATCCTTGTATTGGTTATCCACCCTGGCAACCCCAAACTGAAGGAGAATCTGGGCCAGGGCGAGAAGAACGACGATGTGTCCAGCTTGGATGCCTTCTTTGATTTGATCAGGAACCTGTTCCCGGAAAACCTGGTGCAGGCTTGTTTCCAACAGGTAATGGAGGGTGACAATAACAAGATGATGCACAAAACTTATATTTAGTTTGACTGTCAGATGCTAAATGCTTAGAAAGTCTGTCTGTGATATCTGGATGTCACTGCGAATCTTGGATGAGTGCAGTCACTTATTATGGAATATTATTTGTTGCATATCAAGAGAGACTCAGAAGCTTGATCGTCAGGAAATAGGTGGGCTTGTACAGAAAGTTGAGTGGACTTGAGTCACAGGGAACATCATATCTGAATTAGGTGTTGTTGGTTATCTAACTAATCCCTTTTATTTTGTCATCCTTTACCTCAGATCCAGACCACGACAAAAAAGACAGAGGTGCCTTTCGTTGAGGATGTCAATGCAACCGTCATGGAAGGCCTGGTTGCTAACATTACCAGGGAGCCTTTGATTATCGTCACAAAGACCCTTCAGTTCAAAAGTGGCATGAATGTTCTGGGTATGTAACACACCAACATCACTCACAGTATGTACACTGTACAATTAACATTAACCAATACTGAAAGCCTAGAgacatgctagcagctctgtgaggctaatgctaacatgctgatgTTTCGTACATACAATGTTTTGCATGTTCACCATTCTAATAATAGCATTTCAGCATGATATAATTTGCTAATAAGCACAAAACAATGTGCAGGTGATGCTGATCTGCATATGTTTAGTTGTGTTGTTATTCTGCAAATATATTAAAGTCAGAAGATCCCAAAGTCATAAGGATTCATTTTCTGGGCCCAATTAATATCCCTTCTAGAATTCATGGTAATTCATCTAATGGTTATTGGCCAAAGTGGTGGACCAACCAACATACATTGCTGTTCCTAGGGCCAAGCTACTAGCATGGCACAAAGTAAAAGCAATATAAACAGTATTGAAAACATGTGGACAAACCTAATGTTTTTAGCTGTGAATGTTAAAAAGTCATCTCCTAATGATAACCCCTTCATGTAGTATTCAACGCACCTGTCCACGCGGATATTCAACATTTgatacatttattattttctgtcACAGGTCTGATTGGTTTCTTTATTGCATTTGGCATCTGCATGGGCAAGATGGGAGAGAGGGCCAGGCTCATGCTTGAATTCTTCAACATCCTCAATGAGATTGTGATGAAACTTGTCATCTGTATCATGTGGTTAGTATCACTTAAGAATCTCATTGAAACTCATTTGAAAACTCTACTATAATGAGTCAGAAATAACTGAAAAGTAATTTCTCAAGACATTACAGCATTTTTAAAGATTAAAGCTATTGAAAGACATAATTTGTGTCCTGCCAAAGTTGTCATTCTGAATGACTAGTAACAATTAAAGTTCCATCGTCTCTCTAGGTACTCTCCCTTCGGTATTGCCTGTCTCATCTGTGGTAAGATCATCTCCATCAAGGACCTTGAGGTGGTGGGCAGACAGCTGGGCATGTACATGGTCACTGTGATCATTGGCCTCATCATCCACGGAGCTATCTTCCTGCCTGCAATCTACTTTGCTATTGTCAGGAAAAACCCCTATACATTCTTCCTGGGCATCTTCCAGGCCTGGATCACCGCCCTGGGGACAGCCTCCAGGTCAGCATCACAATGAATAGCTAGTTGTTTTTGTTGATATGTATACAGTTGAAACACAGTATAACCAACCTTCTTTTGCTTTTGACCTCCAGTGCTGGTACACTGCCTGTCACCTTCCGTTGTCTGGAGGAGAACTTAGGTATTGACAAAAGAGTCACTCGCTTTGTGCTCCCAGTCGGTGCCACCATCAACATGGACGGAACTGCTCTGTATGAG
This region of Pseudochaenichthys georgianus chromosome 6, fPseGeo1.2, whole genome shotgun sequence genomic DNA includes:
- the LOC117448049 gene encoding excitatory amino acid transporter 2-like → MYIVPTSTPTEMTTNSMPKQVEVRMHESHLEPIEARPQSKCAKFCSSMCTNLLLTLTILGVILGAVFGCLLRVASPIHPDIVMVIAFPGDILMRMLKMLILPLIISSLITGLAGLDAKSSGRLGTRAMVYYMTTTVIAAILGVILVLVIHPGNPKLKENLGQGEKNDDVSSLDAFFDLIRNLFPENLVQACFQQIQTTTKKTEVPFVEDVNATVMEGLVANITREPLIIVTKTLQFKSGMNVLGLIGFFIAFGICMGKMGERARLMLEFFNILNEIVMKLVICIMWYSPFGIACLICGKIISIKDLEVVGRQLGMYMVTVIIGLIIHGAIFLPAIYFAIVRKNPYTFFLGIFQAWITALGTASSAGTLPVTFRCLEENLGIDKRVTRFVLPVGATINMDGTALYEAVAAIFIAQMNGIYLDPGQIITVSLTATLASVGAASIPSAGLVTMLLILTAVGLPTEDISLLVAVDWLLDRFRTSVNVVGDSYGAGIVYHLSKLELEELDAQTAKSDDIEMTKTQSYYDDMKNHHENNSNQCVNTTPATATTSTTATATANNTVEVVVDECKVTSATNGSAAECTLVEEGPWKHE